TGAAGAAGTGGATCTCTTTTAAGTTCAATATAAATTGACTGTTATTTCCAAAGACAAGTTCCTGAAAGCTGACTACATATCAATCAGATTGGTACACACCAAAAAACAAACAAATAGAAAACATATTTCCATCAAATAAAAACAACGTTGAACAAAGTCTCTACCAACCGAAGTATATTCAACGTATGAATTCATTAATCAACatgcaaaacaaaaaacaaaaacagaatAGCTCCTGGAATTTTGCAACTTACCCCCTTTCAAGGTTTAGATCCAAGCGTTGGCCCGCAGTGACTTTGTCAATCTCATACCTGCCGCAGAACAGTGAAGCTTAGCCTTGTCAGTAGTTGCAAGATTAATTGTTATTTCAAAATTAAAAGGGACATGAGACAAATGCGGGTCAAACCTGAGCTCACTGTGCATTTTTTCGATGTCAGCATGAAGCTTTTCAGTTTCGCGTTGCAATGAAGAGAAATGATGCTCCTGTATCCAGATTGATATGAACTTCAGAAAACTGACTTCAAAGAATATTGCATAAGCATGGGTCATCTATTATTCTCATAATAATATGCTCGGGTATTAATCAAGGACGAGAAGACTGCACCCAGAGTAAACGTCTTCAGTTTGCCTAAACAAGTTGTGTGCATGTAAAGTATCAAGCAATTTGCACAGAATGAGACATGAAAAGGGAGATATTATGGTGTCATAACTAATCAAAACATAGTTAAGCTAGCTTGCAAAATTCAAAATACTGTAGTATatggcaaaagaaaaaaaaaagttcaaaatctactAGGAAAGATCAAGTTCTTGAAAAAGTCACGATCAACATTGAAGTGTATGATAATTTAGGAGTTGCAGCAGATTGTAACACACAAAAATGTGTTACTGGGTCATTTGATAATTAATATTTCATTTTGAGTATCAACTGCATACTCAGGAGCAAAAGCTGCAAAGATCATAAAAGAACTTAAAGCAGCAACATGCAAATCTAAATAATAGGGACCCTTTTGCCTTAAAGGGTCTCATTATATTTATTTTGTGATCTTCCTGTCACCAACATCTCTTatatataacacaaaggggaagtatCTAAACGCTATCTTCTAACTAGCAATCCTCACACCCTTCTCCAAACTCTAAATTTTGATGACTATAATTTACTTTGTTGCAATTCTCCCTAAGCTAGACATAAGCCACTGACGGAGCAAATTGTTCTTCTTACAGGTGATATGCCTAGGATCATCTTAGCTTCAGATTTGACCGTGTTAAATCCTTTTTCCGTCTCCCTCATCTTAGTTACTAAAATCCAAAGGATAATAAAAAGAGTTAACTaatttcatgaaattattaaaaTAGACATAGCTTTATCCCTGAATTCAACTTCAACTAAGGACTGAAAATTTAGATACCCTTTCCTGCTCCCATTAAAATATATTTACCACAAAAAAAACCAGCCTGACACCCAACTTTCAATcacaaaacaaaaataaatatatggcAGACGAAGTTAAAGATGATCAGCTCAAACTCATCTGTCTATTAGCCAATGCAGAATTTTATCCAATCCATGCATGTTGCTAAAGGTAGCAGTTTTTCTCCAGTAATCGAAAGAGAGAAAATGTCATCCAGATGAAATCCCTAAAACCATATTCACTTGTACGAGGGAAGAAACAACCTTTTTCAAGAACAACCAAAGGATTATTTAGAAAGCAAAATTAGGATAAGAATGCCATACTTGGGAGCTTTGTATTTCCGACTTGAACTTGGAGAGATTCGCGTCTTGAATCAACTCGCTCTACACAGATTGTTACGATCAACGTTAACAAGAACACCACTACTGCATCGACAAACAGACAGGGAGATCCAAATCCAAACCTTCTGCATCTCCGCCTTGGAGACAAAGGATTGGGCCACGCTTTCCAGGCTATGATTCAAAACCTCCGTGATGGAGGACGTGATGGCCTCCGCATGCTTCGAGGGGATGCCTTGCGCCTCCAACCCTCTGACCTACCAGAACCAAGAACACCTTGAGATCATCCAAAATGCAGACACGTCAAATCGACCGGTCTCATCTTACCAACGCCAAGGTGTCGACGAGGAAAGCCCTCTTTCCATTCGTCTTCACGAGCTGCGAAGAAGAAATGGACCGAGCCGAGCAACCGAAAGGGGCGCCACCGCCCGTGGACGTCGACCACCCTGATCTCCTAGACAATCGAAGCGCCGCCCCTGCTCTCCTGCAAGCAATAGCTGCAGTACCGGACATCGGAACCAATTCCCGATTCCAAGGGAAGaaccaaaatcaagaaaaaaaacgAATTTTTTTCTCTCGAAAGGAAACGCGCTTGAATTGTTGGGAAGGAAGGTGGAGTTCGCTAGGGAAGGAAAGATGAGGAAGAAGGGATCGTATGCCTTCCGACAATCCACCCTCGCTTTACCTTCGACTCTAATTTCTATTGATAGATGCAGAGAGTTGTGATGGGTTAATTATGGGAATGGTTCGGATTGCAGAGTTCGCCGCGTAGATTCTTTGGTCAACATCTTTTGGGAAAGAAGGAATGGCGGAGAAGGGGGATCGAACAATGCGACGGTCAAACTTGATCCACGGGAGACGTTGCCGTGCTGGCACTGCTTCGTGAACAATTCACCTCGTGCGCATCGTCTCGTGGTGCCACGTGTCCGGTGTCTTAAGTCGTTTTACGAAACGTGGGTCTATTCGGTTCCACGTCTGAAACCGAATGGAACTGAAATCATATAGAATTgatcttattttttgattttatttttcgaTGAATTAAAGCTGTTAATTTTGAAACCATTGATTCCGAAACCGTAATTGGATCTAATTCGTAATGAATCAGAACTATCGATTCCGAAACCACAGTAAGGCCTAAGGATAACATGAGAATTGTTCATTACAAATAGGATTGTCGACCGGTGTGTGGCTGGAAATCATGAACAAGAATTCCTAAACAATTGGATTATGATTGATGTAGATCTTGCAAACTCTATATGATTGATGTGACAAATAGATGGAGCCAAACCAAATGTTGTAATGGCAAATGATGCACATTATGGAGGACAAATATATTTGCAAACCGATCAATTAACAATCCAAATCAAATGTTGTAATGGCCCATCCAAGGACACAAAAAGCTGCTTCAGACAAGCTGGATCTTCCACCTACCATACACATTTTGGAGTGAACCCTGAAAGTGGTAGGTTTCCAATTCAATTCTTCAATCCTATGGGGCTCTTAGGTCGATCGGTCTTTGATCAACAAGCAAATGTTAAAGGGAATCACAAAAAGGAAATGGTCAAACAGAAGGCAGTAATGGATGGCTTCGGATGATCTTCCAACTCCATCCAAGTTTCTACATGGCATTACAAAATACAGCTTACAAGTATGCATGGTTTCCACCACTACAAACAGATGGAAAAGAAACtgaacaaaataaaacaaaatcagcTGTCCTTTATGCTCTTTCTTCATCATGAATGGAAATAGTTACATGATGCTCCCTTCTTGCAGTGCCCCATCTCATGGAACCTGCATATGCCTGTCTGCCCTCTTGGAGGCAGAGATGATCCTCCACCAGCCTGCGTCCTGTTCCACAAAGGCCTCTGATTTGTATGCCCAGAGTCGTTGCCTTGTAAATTGTCACCCTGACCTGAATTCCTGTCTCCACCATGTGATGGCGGTTGAATACTTGAGCTCTGAGGATTTCCAGCTGACGGAACCCAGGACGGGTTCATATTTCCTTGTCCTGATCCCCAAGCAGAATTCATATTCACGGTTCCCTGCATTGGTGCTTCCAAATTCTGGGTTGCATTTGGGTATGGTGGTGCTGCCCAGCCAGGATTAGGATTTGGTTGTCCTTGTAAAAGCATTGCCCAAACAGGATTTACTGTTAAATTTCCCTGCATATGACCACCCCATCCAGAAGTTTGGTTTGTGTTCCCTGCCGCTGGAGTAACCCAAGCTACATTCATATTTGTGTTTCCCTGTGCTGGTGCTACCCAACCTGGGTTCATCATTGTATTTACCTGATTCTGAGCTCCCAAACCCATGTTCAGACCTGCAATTGCTTGAGCTGGTTGTCCCCATGGCATGTTCATATTACCTTGTGCTACCATTCCCCAGCCAACATTTATGTTTCCTTGTGGCATTGGGGCCCAACTCATATTTCCAGTTCCTTGTACAGGTCCTGAGTTTGGGCTTGGATTTTGTGAAGCCACTGGAAAACTAGTGTTTTGAACATTAGATCCAGTATCAAAACCCAACTGGTTTGGTTGTACAGGCACAGCATTTGCATTTGCAGATGTTTGTGATCTCTGAGCTGAGCTAGACTCCAAAGCATCAGATTGAACAAATAAGTTAGAAGCCGCATCACTAGGATGAGCACTCAGATTAGGCGCTCGAGATGAGACCTTCTCTGACATTAAATCAGATCCAGGATATGAAGTCGTTAAAGCTTGATGTATCTGGTTGTCCAAAAATCCAGTCAGAGGAACTGGATTCCTCTCTGAATCAGCCTTGTAAATATTGGAACTGGCTGCTGGTGTTATATTTCCCACTTCAGTCGCATGGAATTTTTCCTTGGGATCTTCAGATGAAACACTGGTGTCCAATTTAATACTAAGCCTCTCAGATTTTTTTCGAGTTTCATCAGCAGATCTACCACGTGTTCTCAGTGATTCCTTGCCATGATCATGTTGGCTTTGCAAGAGAAAAGACAGTTCGAGTTCAGAATTCTTTTTCTGAAAACTTCCAGCAGCATCTACTTTGTCCGGATGGTGGCTCAAATTTGTGGCTTGCCCCAAGAATACAGTGTCTGGTGCAGATAGCGATGCAGCAAGAGATTGTCCACCACCTGAAGTAACAGTTTGCTCAGGGACACTTTGTGAAGAAAATGAACCCAATTCCCTCAATGAATTTGATATACCTCTACTGGGTTCATTAATTGTGAAGGACGACTGCGGTTCCTCCCTGCCCCCCGTGTTAACCCAGGCTGAAGCAATGGCTTGGACAGAAGCACTAGATGGTAAATGCTTATTTAAAGAACCTTCAGCGATCAAGCTCTTCTTGCTTGGTTGTGGAGTAGGAGGAACATTAGTTGAACCGTTTCTCCTATGATAGGAGTCATTTACTGGTTCAACTTCAGAAGTGCTGCTAGGTAATTGTTGGCTTGTAGAACTCCAATTAGGATGAGGATTCTCATAATATGCGTCTGACCTACTGGCAGTGTTTACTTGACTGCCTATAACCTGATAAGACAGTGCTGGAGGCTGATTGCCATTAAGTGGTGACAGTGGCCGTGGACTATTTTGTTCTTGTGCTTGCCCAGACTTGCCAATGGCTTCCTTTGGTGATACCCTGCCTCTTGAAGAGACTTCCATCTTGGGGGATGCCCAGGAAGCCTGCCGAGTAGCCCATTTCTCATTCTGACTAATGCTcgatttttgtgcattttgcttGATATTAGACAATGCAGAAACATCACTTCCTctctgaacaccaaccaagttagGTCCGGCACTAAATCCAGTAGGTGAAACAATCACTGACTGGGAAGTGCTGTTGTGAGGAGGTTCCCACTCCGGCAAGTCTTTCTGAAATTTACCAACCAGTGCGTCAGAGAGTAATATGGAGTCTTCTTGCTTCTCAGAAGCTCTCCAAATCCTCAACTTAGGAGGGAAATATCCAGTATTACTCCATTTACGTAACTGAGTCATTGAAAATGGCCCTTGGATCTTCCCAGAAGGATCTTGGTAGTGCCAAATCTTATCAGATTC
The DNA window shown above is from Musa acuminata AAA Group cultivar baxijiao chromosome BXJ2-4, Cavendish_Baxijiao_AAA, whole genome shotgun sequence and carries:
- the LOC103980642 gene encoding protein FMP32, mitochondrial codes for the protein MSGTAAIACRRAGAALRLSRRSGWSTSTGGGAPFGCSARSISSSQLVKTNGKRAFLVDTLALVRGLEAQGIPSKHAEAITSSITEVLNHSLESVAQSFVSKAEMQKSELIQDANLSKFKSEIQSSQEHHFSSLQRETEKLHADIEKMHSELRYEIDKVTAGQRLDLNLERGRIRDEQAKQNAETTLITTKLDREIHALRAQLEAAKYEVIKYCIGTVVSISAVGLAVLRILM